Genomic window (Rhododendron vialii isolate Sample 1 chromosome 4a, ASM3025357v1):
ccAAAATTCAAGAGGTAACGGATTGCAGCCCGACCATTCATAAACTCCTAACACCTTCAAAGGAGAGAATACATACATTGTTCTGAGAAGTTCAGCATTTTGAATAACCTTGTTCGGATTCAAGAGTGTTAAAATAAGAGAACTTGATCTTACTGAGACAAATAAACTTTCCCCAAGATGGGATCCCAGTTGCACCACCATTGCTGATTATCCACTCCCGGGCTCTGGTCATCGCTCTGTTTTCTCCATCGTCAGGCCCATCTCCAAGCAGACGTAATGCAACGTAATTTATTGCTGTACCAATCATGGTGCTGTGGCCCTCTAGATGGAATCCCCACCCACCATCGTCGTTCTGCAAGAGGCCTTCATAGATTAGACTTTTTAAAAGTTAGAGTAAGCCTTACCGTCGTCTCTATGTATTGAAAAATTCTGTAGAAAAAGCTATTACCAAGGCAAGAAAACCTCGAAGATGTTGCCCAGGAGCTAATTAAGAACAGCAGGTAAACAGAACTAgcagagcaaaaaaaaactaacttaaCATTATCATTCATGGGAATTCGATCAATGTACATACCTGATGAAGATAGCCGAATCGAATTAGCTCCTTTCTGTGCGCTTCCGTTAGGAAGGTACTTATTGTTCCACTAATATACAGCATTATGatctggagaaaaaaaaaattccacactaATTAGTTCATtatcaagaaaacaaataatatgAAGAACTAAATGCCCATTGTGGGTCACCCATTGTGGGTCACCCATTGCGGTGTGACCCATAATGGCGCTTCTCTTTATTTTGCCGCGCAACATTGTGCCCATTGCAATGCACTTGGTTTTCGAGTTGCCACTCGGTTAGAAGTTAGAACCCATAAAGCAACCAATGGTTGGCTTGTATTTTAATTAGGTGTGCAGTGTGTTTCCCACTTTTCCGCCGGGTAGGCATGAGTGGAAAATCCAGTGGCGCGTGTGCGGTGTGAGTGCGGGCGTTCCAGGACTTGTCATCGTCCAACGTATGGAAGGCGTGAGTGCGCCTCGATCTGACTTCGTATGTAATGCGactgcgtgtgacccaaagggtgaggccacaaagaggttcgtggttttgccacaACGATAGCGGACTTATAATTTCCCAACCGTGTGAGAAAAAGTAGAGAACATCGTAGAATTACTGTATTATAtcataataataaagttgggtatacaagagagatatgaataactttattatgtagtaataataaagttggggtacaagagagatagaaatgggagagaaatgagataattgcttcgctgggaaCGCTTtggtttaagcgttgagcttgattggtgtgtagacccttttttcttcttgtcttctagtatttataggcaagatgCTTCACGGATTTTTGCATGTGAATATCTCCAGCCTTGCTCTTGTGGTGCCAAGTGTCCCATGAACTTCTATCATGTGTGAGTGGGTAGTTAACGGCAGTTACAAGAGGAAATGCTTGAAGTAGTGGGTTTCCTCCACTACTTGTTTTCGTGGGGACTAAGGAGACATGGGCCATTTGACTTGTCAAGTAGCCTTTTGTAAATAACTGATACAGTTATTTTAATGAACATTCTGGAATTTCTCCTTCTTAGCCGTGGATCATGGAATTCCCTTACCGAACTCAAATAATGAGGCCCAAGTAAATTAAACCCATTACTGAGTTGCATTAAAATTAATCAGACCCAATTGAACATAaccttggcccattaattttaaacCCAATTAACTCCATTTCTAGGTCCAATTTAATTGAAGTTCAATTAAATGGCCGCGCAACGCTAGTTTAGGACTGAGTGCCAAAAACGGTTGTAAACACAGTGTGATCGGATCTTAATAATGTTTTCGACTTTTTCACTCAaagtcaattgattttgaattggATATAGAGTTTCTACAATAAGCAGTGGTTTATAAAACAAATAGTTGATTTAAAGCTAAAAGCAGGATCAGGGTCTTTATGATAGTATCATGCACATTGAAAACAGAGTAAAAGATCAATCTCATAGTGGACtgagtgatcactcattccacacCTAAGGaatgtgggactctatttccttaacatcccccctcacgtgcagccgcgtttgagatctgtcacgtgtggccacttttgggtcctatcatcgtgcagtcTTTTTGCTGGTTTGTCATCGtagggtgtggattgttaatttttaaaatgtggggtggaataGGCACCGCTCTGATAttatgtggaaactttatatccatctcaaaaccaattggcaatgagtggagaggtcccaaatgttattaagtgatcacccatttcacacctaagcaatgtgggactctattATTTCCTTAACACATTGAAAACAGAGTAAAAGATCATTCTCATGGTGGACTGATAACGCGACCGTGACAGAGTTGGATTGGATCACACTAGAGttttgaaatgttgaaaatTATGTATAATAGAGTTATCCCCCTTAGCTTAAACTTAATTGATGGTTTTAACTACTATTTAATATGGTATCGAAGCTGACAATAGATCGATCATGTGTTAGAATTTCACCGcatgttaaaatatttacacgtgAGGGACGTGTTgaagatataaataataaagttatcCCCTTTCTAATCGCTTAAGCTTCTACATGAGTTCgaggttaacaatctaatactATGAAAAAAGATTGAAACATATATACCTAGAAAATGGACAGGGAATTGACGTGAAGAAATGGAGTAACCTCATGTTGATGTTGCGAGCATAAGGTATGCACCATTGCGACTATTTGGTAAAATGTTACGCCAATGCATTTTACACCTCTCGGTGGTAAATGTTATATCTCGTAGTGGTAAATGTCACGGGTGCATATCGTAGCACCGTAAACGTTATCGTGTTTGTATACAATATAGTAGTAATATACACATGTACGCACGAAACTTACCAGAGCAGGTGTGATAAACATCGGGCCAGAATGTTCAGCTGGCCAGTGCCCATCACTTGCTTGGACAATCGCACAGCTTTCCTTAAAGTAGTCGTCAGTCTTTCATAATTCACATCTTCCTCTGGCCCAAATCTCACCGGGGGTAAGCTTAGATCAATatgcttgttttcctttttgagCTGCATCAAATAAAACAGAATTAACAAAATCATGGAATTAATTTAACGGTATTTTCTATTGGCTGACAATAGACAcacaaaaagacaagaaaaaaacgtatttctatgtattttttaatacacattcacaaacttgttattgtcagtccattaggctgattttagaattttctttaatttaatgGTCTAGAAGTCCCAAAAAAGTTGATGAAATATCCATGACGTATGTCCTTTTTTGTCCCTTGCCTAGGGTAATGAAGAACTCCCATGTAGTGTCACTTTGTATATACCTAGGAGTGGAATcaagattttggttttggtttctttattttattaaaaaacataTGGTACCAgtaagggcaaaatagtaatttAGCACACAATAAGGAAAGCTATATCCCGTATATGTTTTGACTCGAAAAGCCCATATAgtagtagtacttatttttggtCATGTGGTGGGTGAAAAATTACTAGAAAATTTTAAGGCACAACTTAATTAAATTATTAAGTTGAAATATTTTCTACTTGTTACtcgattaattaaaatttatcgCTAGTTACTcgattaattaaattttatcactagttactcttcttcttttccccccttcttggttgttgcttttttttaaaaattatactaCAATGTGTGTTCAAACGTTTGTACCAAGGTTTTGAATATCATTACGTACCCATAAAACTCGCATACCCGAAATTACGCACGCAAAATTTGAAACAGTACCTGAAATTAcgcaaaatttaaaatataattacgcaaaattttaaatatatttttgagcTCTTTAAGTATATTAAGATATGATATAATGCACGCAAGATTTGAAACAGTACCCGAAATTACGCATGTGTTGGTACTATGCCGTATTAGTAATTAACTAAAACAGTACCATTACCAGCTGTACGGTATTCATGGTTTGTACTTGCCTGCATCCGCGTAAGAAGATCGCTACTAGACCAAGGCCGACCAGTTGGACTTCTTCTGTTGTTTTTCTTGTAGTACTCTCGAGCTTGTTCCACTTCCGCTTGCTCTTCCGGAGTCCCAACGTCGGGATCGAACTCCCAAAATTGTCTACCGACGAAATTGTTGGTGCTAAATAGGTGCGGCCCATCACCTTCCGCAATCTTGAGCCTCCACATGGTAGCTTAATACACCGTAGTTCTTTCGCCCCATAAGTTAGAccattattccatttttttatcATCCCACAATTCATATCCCTTTACGGAATTCAATGTCCAATACTCTATTTACTACTTAGCACCCAAGCAAAACTCATGACCAAGTAATAAAGGAATAACAAAAAGGGCAATTTcggaaagtaaataatttgtacACATAATCATTCgccaggaatttttttttctttaatcacCCCTCCAATAAGGGCCTTtaattgttttgaaaatggcGATGGAATGCAGGTTTGGCCTTACTGATTAATGTGATGGCTATGGCAAAACTTAGCCCTCCTTTGCTATTTATCAGGCATATATGTAGTCTACTATTTTCGATTACTTTCCATTAACTGTGAATGTATTTGTCGTttccttttccccttttttttttccttttcaaggtGTCCTGGACCAGTTTGCGTGCACTTCGGACTAATTGCTATAGCCATTTCATATGCTTACATGTGGTATGCTTACATGTGggggtgaggtggccccaagagttATTGAAAAGAAGAATCGGACCTGAGACCTTAGGATGTACCAAACATCGGCAAGAAACCCAAGACAAAGTGTGCAAGCCCCAAGAgttgttttcttagttttaaataaactaaGGGGCGATTCTATTTTGAAGATAACCGCTATCATGTGGAGATGTTtatagccatgggaatatccacgatcttagTTTATGAATTGAAATTAAGAAAAGAAGATATTTGTATGGCAATGcaccgtttgggaggtgtctacagtaaTTACATGTGGTTTGTGCATATCACAAGTAATCACTTAACCATTGTATTTATTATTGTGCATATCGATGCTCTGGATTATCAATGAAAGAAGCATGATAATATGCACATAAATTAAATTGGGTCTTTAGGGTTGTCCTCTCTAATGCCATTTGGCACATTTCAACTGTTGGAATGTATATGGAATGAGGTACATCAATATGTGGGAACTCTAAAGTTTTGATGGATCACTGGTTGAAGACATCCTTCTAATTCCaagattttcttcttttgtaatGGAGAGAGTATTTGTTGGACATTAGCCTTCTTTTTCTTGTGGAGCTTGGGTCAATAGCTTATTTGTGGTATGTAGACAACTTTCAAGGCTCATTCTTTGAGTATTAATTAATTTGTATAACATTTCATTTTCATGACACATTTGCAAGTTAATCTACTACCACCCTTTTTTGAATTCAGTTGGCACTGCTGCGGCCAACCAAGCAAGTGAatctgcatgggcattctgcctagaacttatttgctcaatgtaCACTTTCTCAAAAGTGTCGAGCAGATCCTTGGCGGCCTCCAAGTAGGCTGCCATTTTTTCATTCCAGGCTTTGTATTCACCGGACAATTGGTTCACcacgagttgtgaatcacagTACACTCGTATTCTTTTTACCTTTAGGGTTTTCTCACTTCGTAGCCCTGCCAAGAGTGCCTCGTGCTCTGCCACATTGTTGGAAGCACTAAATCCCAGTCGAAGGGACAATTCCATCATTACTCTTTccgggcgggggggggggggaggaggggTGGAAGCACAATCCCAATTCCTGATCCAGTATTTGATGCGGAACCATCAACGAATAGTTTTCATTCTAAGGGATCCTGTTTGGTAGGTGCCTCACCCTTTTTGGTTGATGGCTTAACTGCCTGCTCTTTTCTCGTAGGAGGCTGTGGAGCCATTGCAGGTGAAAACTTTGCCACaaagtctgccaatacttgtTCCTTTATTGCAGTGCACGGCTTATAGTCAATATCATACTAACTCAATTCTACCGACCAAGTTGATATACGTctcgagaaatctgcctttcgcaGTAAAGATTTCAACGAAAATTCTGTGTAAACCACAATtttatgactctggaaataatgggGCAACTTTCCTGCTGCTGTCCTCAATGCCAGGACTAGTTTTTCTAGAGGCAGATATCTCATTTCTGCATCTAACATTATCTTACTCACATAGTAtatggggatttgctcggacCCCTTGTGCCTCAATAATACTGCACTTATAGCATGCTCAGAAACTGCTAAATACAAAGTTAAAGACTCATCTGGTTCAGGAGTAGACAAGAGTGAGGCCACTGCCAAGTACTTCTTTAGGTATTGGAACGCCTGTTtgcattctgctccccattcgtaTCCTTTTCTCCTTTTCAGCAACTAAAAGGAGGGCCTATACTTATCGCTGGATCGgctgatgaatctattaagGGCTGCTGCCATTCTAGTCAATCTTTGGACCTCCTTCGTGGTCCTCGGACTTTGGAGCCTCTGCAAAACtgttatttggtcgggatttgcctctatccctcttatGTTATGGTCACAAGGTGACCCAAGAACTTCCCTGAGCTTACTCCAAACGCatacttcgaggcgttgagtttcagcttGTACTCTCTCAGAATCTCAAAGGCTTCCTTTAAGTCTACTATGTGGTCCTGCCTCTCTTTGCTCTTGACCACCATATCTTCTATGTACACTTCTATAGTTTTACCGAGCAACTTCTTTAGCATAATCGTTGCCAACCTTTGGTATGTTGCACCAGCATTCCCCAAACCAAAAGGCACgacattgtaacagtacaaccctcttGGTGTGAtaaaggaagtcttctcttgatcgggCCCGTatatagcaatttgatgatatcctcgatatacGTCAAGGAAACTCATCCTCCCATACCCTGCTATTGAATCCACCTATTGGTCTATCCTTGGGAGAGGGAAGCTGTCctttggacacgccttgttcAAGTCGGTGAAGTCGACACAGACAcaccacttcccattcttcttttttactaccaCAGTGTTAGACAACCACTCAGGGTAGTAGACCTCTCGTATGGCCTTTGCTTCTAGCAAACGGTCAACCTCCTCAATAACAGCATTTACGTGCTATACGGctgatcttttctttttttgcatcacaggcttatgttgtggatccacattcaagtggtggcaaatcacatctgcatccaccccaggcatctcttcGGGTACCCAAGCAAACACATCAACGTGCTCCTTGAGGGACCCGACCaactctttctcttcttccttgTTCAGGTTTTCCCTAGTCAGGAAATACCtttctggatcagtctcgttgatctgaatctttttcAAACCTTCCACCACTTTCTCGGCGGGGTTCCCTTtaacatcctcgatggtcggctgGTCTGGAACCTCGATGGCTTGGACCAATTTTGCTTTGGGTGCCTTCTTGATTATAGAAACCAAACACTGCTGGGCAACCTTTTGGTTCCCTCTAATTCTTTCAATACCATTGGACCCAGGAAACTTCAACATCTGCTGGTAAGTGGAGGAAAccgccctcatcttgtgcaaccatgttcttcctataatcCCGTTATAGGAAGATGACACATCTACGACTAGAAAGTCGGTTCGCAGTACCACTGTTCCTACCTGAACAGGAAGAGTTCGTACCTGAACAGGAAAAGTAACCTTGTCCAATGGCTagactgctcctgcactgaATCTAACCAAAGGAGTTATTGACTACACCAGGTTTGCCTGTGTCAGTCTAActtcttaaatgcatcatagtatagtACCTCCGTGCAACTTCCCGAATCCACCAAGATTCTCTCCATGTCATACTCTTCAATTCGTAGGGTTATAACCAAAGCATCACTATCGGGCACCTGGACTCCTCACAGGTCCTCATCCGTGaagactatgccctcgttgcatagTTCTTCGTCACGTCCTCTTTTtttccccaactgcatcacatgttggtcgtgCTTTACTTGCCTCTGGAGCAACCTCACCTCATTTCTTGTATAAGGTGTgaccaatccatgtatcatatggattacgccTCTCAGATTTTGCttgtaatccaactccatttcTTTCTCTGCGCCTTTGTGCTCCTTCTGAATAAACTCTTTCAGATAACCATGAGAGACTAAGTCATCAAGGTGTTgcttaaacatctcacagtcttcCGTCATGTGACCCCagtctttgtgataactgcaatGCTGACTCGTAGCCCTCTTTGCATCTTTGTCCCCTTCCAAACTCGGGGGTCACTTGAAATATGGGCGGTTctttatttgataaaaaaatggactcatgttcaatgaCTCACGCacctccccccgaacaggcaacctGGTCTTGAATGTAGcgattgcatactcctcaccgcaactttcaatctcattgaaaatTTCTCAGTACTTTTTCGCATAGTCCCTGATCGGCTCGTTCTCCCCTTGTTTCATAAGGGAGAGGCTCTCAAACATCTTTTAAGCTCTTTTGCTTTTCAAGAatcgagcagtgaattcttcggtcaactgcctccatcctcagATGGAGCACGAacccaacttatggaaccaagacaaagctaccttacccaaactcgatgggaacatcttgcacataattgcatcatccccctcatgcataaacattgcttgttGGTagtgctgtatatgtgccacgggatctgCATTCGTCTCGTAAAGGATAAACATTTCGTGCTTCACCCTGCTCAGTAGTCTTGCTTCCTGTAACTTTCTttcaaaaggggaggatgcaatattgCTAAGTGCCTTTTGTgttgcttctcgtgcagtcatggtctcGTCTTCTAGTCCCTTTGTCTTGTTGGATCTATtcttttcccaatcggaatcaggtctctcgtacctatccctATGGTGTTTTCTAGTCCCTTCCTCCTCAAGGGTGGGACTTCGGATtttgctcctcctttttctaaAAGAGCCCTTCACTGCTCTGGTGTACGGCTTTTATTTTCGCTCAACCTTTTTCGttgagaagctttatgtcgccttgggatggggctcctgctccttcttcctcgtgaaagAGCCTTTTTGTGTTTCACCATAGCATACCTGTCTTCCCTAGAATTTCTTCGTGAAAGTCTAGAGTCCTCTGGGTGTCTTCGTACCCGTTCCAACTCTTGGATCTCGTACTCTCGTCTCTTAATCAGATGAGTGTACTCCTCAATCTCCTGTCTTTTCTTGTCCAGGATATCTTCATTGTTGTGCACACTTCTCGAGTGTGTGACCAGCTCTCTCCCACGATgggacttactccttctcgtggattcCGTGGCTGCCCTGTCCTGCCTATTCTTGGAGTCATCATGGACAGTCAGGTGGTGGCCCTTGCTCGTGGTCCTCTTGGTATGCCCGCCATCGAGTTTCCTCGGAGCctctggtggggatttatctcctcCCCCACCTAGCTGGCCCTTTGGATCAAGCGGCGTCGTTGGATTTTCTTCCACTATGGTCGTTTTTCAAAGAGAACTTTTTCATTTCTCATAGATGGCGCCAATTGTAAgtggagaaaaatgaaagaggcTTTGAACAACACAAGAGTgtaacggcttcacgtgcctcttcaccgaaaCCCTGGTTCATCGTCAAAAACCTAATTTGCAAAACAGagaaggggtgagcgcacctttgcctctcgtggcaaaggccctccgatgcctaagttagtatcatgtactagcaataaaccctaattatcagtaggaaactcGTATAATGTAAAGTGCTgcatattgcgtaccttttacctcttgGTTTACCTCgcatttatagattcatagatgcttgttgcccaagcatatccctgttgccctaggattcctatctcgtataggaaacccaggatattttggattctcgtttccttatcagttcattaccttagtccttttaggactcttttccataactggtcgaacatcccattcccgttgtgtatctttcctagatcctatattctcggaaTCCTATTCCTTTACGGAACACCACTGTCCTGGAACCTCCCAGAGCATTCCCTCTGCTTCAGCACTTGATTAgaattctttccttgttctgctatctcattgccgaacagactgcttgGACCAGTCATTTCACATGTAATTGGTCATTGATCaactacttggaccaatgtcttctcaagagctctcctcctgttcggcccttttgccgaacaaactacctggaccagtgacttcacatgtcactattcctttattagtctcttggtccaataacgtctcatatTCACGGGACCAAGAccccgtacaacctttctggaccaatgacttctcgtGTCATCGGTCCACATTGCTGACCATCGTCTTGCTCAGCGACTGTCCCTATCGTACTTAtaccatggtcccacgtaccacgtgttcgggccTTATTTCTGCTTGTTCGAGAATACTTCCCTACATCATGGCTTTGAAACCaagattaaaagtgaaagatcatACCAAATTCCGCgatcttttatctatttttataTTAGTGGGTTATATTTCATGTTTCGAAGATCTTCTTTGTATCCATCCAAATGATATTTCAACCACTTTGGACATTTCTGCCAAGTTCCAGCACCAGGCAACCAGTCACCTTCCCCATGGTCAAATTTTGTAAGTAAACAAGTAGTCTTAAAAAGCCCCAATTTCGGTCCACCCAAATTTATGTTCGACCATATGTGTGAAAGCCCAccagagaaagaagagagaaactcAACATGAGAGTAATGAATGGTTAAGATTATATTACCTTAAATTCAAGAGAATATACATGAGGTGTGTATGGTACATACTTATTAAGAGGTGTGTTACATAGGTCTACTCTTTAAATGATATAGCAATATGTACTGCATGAGCAATTTGACTTTTCACAACGGTCAAAGGCCCCGTTTGCCAACTTATTTAGCATTGCTTAATAAAAAGTTGTTGAAGGGTGTTTGCTATCAATTATGAATAATCACTTATTTATCTTTTCTAGCTTATTTGAACCAAAAAAGCTAGATTATTTTAAGCTCcaatttgaatcttttttttgcttatttttagTAGTTAAAacacaaattaacaaaataatttctAAGTTATTCTTACATAAGTTTTTAGGGCAATCTAGACACTTTAGTTTATAAAAAGCTATTTGACAGCTTATTCAAGAAAATAAGATAAGCTTTTTttacaacttataaaaatcCGTACCCAACAGTTTTACAACTTATTTTAATTTGCTTATgctaataataaaaaaagttaTAATCTAATAAGTAAATCATAAGTGATAGCAGACGGGGGCAAACTGAAGTAGAGAAAATTACCCGTGGTTCTAGAAAATCTAGACTTAATTTTCACTAAGGATGAAGtcaatttttatttaacttTAACGACAATcttatattccctccgtcccatttttaatgtctagtattccattttgggctgtcccttaataagtgtccattttgtaaagttagtgggtaaaagtagatatatttctcattttgcccctaaaagtagattttttttgaaaagttagtgagtaaaaatataatgatgatgtctccataaagggtaagtagggaaagttgaggtaaaagttgatgtgagagatgtaatgatgatgtttttttaataagttggagttacgaagcgggacacttaaatagggacggagggagtataaacaTTACCCTTTTACCCTTCATTAAATGCAACCACCCCCTCCCACCTCCATTGCACAATCACTTCCAACCGGCAAACACCTCTGGCCGACAACTTTTTCGGCGACCACCTCCGGCCGGTGACTTTTTCTGGCGACCACCTCCGGCTGGCGACTACAAATTCGCAGTGCTTTTTCCGGCGAGTTTCATAAATTCGCAGTACTTTTTTCGGTGACTTTAACAAATTCGCAGTGCTTTTTCTGGAAATTTGCAGTGCTTTTCTATCTCACCAAAGTAAAACACAAATTCGCAGTGTGAAATTTGCAGTCAAACACAAAATTTGCAGTGTGAAATTCGCAGTCTAACACAAAATTTGCAGTGTGAAATACCGCTTAATCCTCCAATTCGCAGTGTGAACTCCTTTGCCTCTGC
Coding sequences:
- the LOC131324001 gene encoding uncharacterized protein LOC131324001, coding for MTEDCEMFKQHLDDLVSHGYLKEFIQKEHKGAEKEMELDYKQNLRGVIHMIHGLVTPYTRNEVRLLQRQVPDSDALVITLRIEEYDMERILVDSGSCTEVRTLPVQVGTVVLRTDFLVVDVSSSYNGIIGRTWLHKMRAVSSTYQQMLKFPGSNGIERIRGNQKVAQQCLVSIIKKAPKAKLVQAIEVPDQPTIEDVKGNPAEKVVEGLKKIQINETDPERYFLTRENLNKEEEKELVGSLKEHVDVFAWVPEEMPGVDRLLEAKAIREVYYPEWLSNTVVVKKKNGKWCVCVDFTDLNKACPKDSFPLPRIDQ